A single region of the Oryzias latipes chromosome 21, ASM223467v1 genome encodes:
- the olig1 gene encoding oligodendrocyte transcription factor 1, translated as MNVLSNSVIRAQDQSLCGPGSVQELPLCPPGFNLSSRLNPAPMLSLQSGQRSTKPQRELSPEEQQELRRKINSRERKRMQDLNIAMDALREVMVPYASSPSSASSQPHQPGAPPGRRLSKISTLVLARNYILLLGSSLQEMRRLLGEVSVGMGVNTGPVPRLLLAGGWPLISGPGQLLLTQESLLSSTPPSSSSSSTSSSTAAKCTLLSPGHMEVSMAPMQWSSPGATGGLLCSCGVCRLPRYNHPTSAPRFPK; from the coding sequence ATGAATGTTCTGTCAAACTCAGTTATCAGGGCCCAAGATCAGTCTCTCTGTGGCCCCGGGTCTGTTCAGGAATTACCTCTTTGCCCTCCGGGCTTCAACCTGAGCTCCCGCTTGAACCCTGCACCCATgctcagcctccagagtggcCAAAGATCAACCAAACCCCAGAGGGAGCTGAGcccagaggagcagcaggagctccgGAGGAAGATCAACAGCAGGGAGAGGAAGCGGATGCAGGACTTGAACATTGCCATGGATGCTCTGAGGGAGGTGATGGTCCCCTAtgcctcctctccttcttctGCTTCCTCCCAGCCCCACCAACCCGGAGCCCCTCCGGGTCGCAGACTTTCCAAGATCTCCACCCTGGTTCTGGCCCGGAACTACATCCTCCTCCTGGGTTCATCTCTGCAGGAGATGCGGCGGCTGCTTGGGGAGGTGAGCGTGGGGATGGGAGTCAACACAGGCCCAGTCCCCCGTTTGCTGCTGGCTGGAGGGTGGCCCCTCATCTCTGGACCTGGTCAGCTTCTGCTCACTCAGGAGTCACTGCTCTCCTCAACACCACCTTCATCTTCTTCGTCTTCCACTTCATCATCCACCGCAGCTAAATGCACCCTGCTGTCTCCGGGCCACATGGAGGTGTCAATGGCCCCAATGCAGTGGAGCTCTCCAGGGGCCACAGGTGGGCTCCTGTGCTCTTGTGGTGTCTGCAGACTACCAAGATACAACCACCCAACTTCAGCTCCCAGGTTCCCAAAGTGA